From Coturnix japonica isolate 7356 chromosome 1, Coturnix japonica 2.1, whole genome shotgun sequence, the proteins below share one genomic window:
- the LOC107306143 gene encoding rho GTPase-activating protein 32-like, translated as MAVLPLSDPPSYLWFSLAGPSSVPGSRSVWESPPCAKLLTLQEAQALRRGQSSSPAVKRSSEIEVEEGPAAVPGRFHTIIDFPSERPSSPRKRKESPAGSWCSCLCLCRPSPVAKCQLQRSAREPSETELVVLAGESSPCESRIARSIADGSENASINRELMGSTSRCNSNDSLPCDSSDGEKEVIIVQTIISPSSAEGDALSLPETTDTSLDCDPMPSQCSPVQSQPECLDSGTSNQDEVTVTEEEPSLLQGDLESDLQSQAPGSSTSSKPPSPQQQRMSPIVPMDLSHSSFSE; from the exons atggctgtgctgccacTTTCTGATCCTCCCTCTTACCTGTGGTTTTCCCTTGCAGGGCCGAGTTCTGTACCTGGGTCCAGGTCTGTGTGGGAGTCTCCTCCTTGCGCAAAGCTGCTCACCCTGCAAGAGGCACAAGCTCTGAGAAGAggccagagcagctctcctgcagtgaaaCGAAGCAGTGAGATCGAAGTGGAGGAAGGCCCTGCAGCTGTACCAGGGAGATTCCACACAATCATtgattttccatctgaaag acCAAGTTCTCccagaaagaggaaggaatcACCAGCTGGCAGTTGGTGTTCCTGCCTCTGCCTGTGCAGACCATCCCCTGTGGCCAAATGCCAACTGCAGCGCAGTGCCAGGGAGCCTTCTGAAACAGAACTCGTGGTCCTGGCAG GTGAATCGAGTCCTTGTGAATCCAGAATAGCCAGGTCAATTGCTGATGGCTCAGAGAATGCTTCCATAAACAGAGAGCTCATGGGAAGCACAAGTCGCTGCAATTCAAATGACAGCCTTCCATGTGACAGCAGCGATGGAGAGAAGGAGGTCATCATTGTTCAAACAATCatttctcccagctctgcagaaggggATGCCCTGAGCCTGCCAGAAACCACAGACACCAGCCTGGACTGTGACCCGATGCCTTCACAGTGCAGCCCAGTTCAATCACAGCCAGAGTGCCTTGACAGCGGCACCTCCAATCAGGATGAAGTCACTGTCACTGAGGAGGAGCCAAGCCTCTTGCAGGGGGACTTGGAGTCAGACCTCCAGTCCCAggcaccaggcagcagcacgAGCTCCAAGCCACCCTCTCCTCAACAACAGAGGATGAGTCCCATCGTTCCCATGGACCTCtcacattcttctttctccGAGTGA